Proteins encoded in a region of the Elaeis guineensis isolate ETL-2024a chromosome 7, EG11, whole genome shotgun sequence genome:
- the LOC105049173 gene encoding uncharacterized protein, giving the protein MPSMSMLLSSSVCQGLHPLKLKRPPIHRRVLRSCTRLDQVTSKKANKEMHSAGGGGGGEGDWSSIYSLSSPSKSPVKAVDVSWSVTKPSPLPAAKRAIQGKKNLAMCTETLGCETGAVYPVGEFDADTENGHTGCSKEDMVAMRRKRGSKRAGFPPPLTTLSGKSSRRILSKREDGRLRLLLVEPSVIEAERTDGRLRLRLYSGKRFHSNDEEVEHLENEEVKEEEEEEEEGGYLGVVGMEMNEMSYGSINGGEEMEIGRLRRPGGCKEEEGGGHGGRASHSKVMLNWEAEAFWVASS; this is encoded by the coding sequence ATGccttcgatgtcgatgttgttgtCATCCTCGGTCTGCCAGGGGCTCCACCCTTTGAAACTTAAGCGGCCACCAATCCACAGACGGGTTCTGCGATCCTGCACCCGTCTAGATCAAGTAACATCTAAGAAAGCCAATAAGGAGATGCATAGtgccggcggcggcggcggtggtgAAGGTGATTGGAGTTCCATCTACTCTTTGTCCAGTCCGTCCAAAAGCCCTGTCAAGGCCGTGGACGTGTCATGGTCCGTCACCAAACCTTCTCCACTTCCAGCAGCCAAGCGAGCGATCCAAGGGAAAAAGAACTTGGCAATGTGCACGGAGACCTTAGGCTGCGAGACTGGAGCAGTCTACCCTGTTGGTGAGTTTGATGCTGATACTGAGAACGGCCATACTGGATGTTCGAAAGAAGATATGGTGGCGatgaggagaaagagagggagcaaGAGGGCTGGGTTTCCTCCGCCGCTGACCACGTTGTCAGGGAAGTCCAGCCGTCGTATTTTGAGCAAGAGGGAGGATGGCAGGCTGCGGCTGCTGCTTGTCGAGCCATCGGTCATAGAAGCCGAGAGGACCGACGGTCGACTTCGCCTTCGTTTGTACTCCGGCAAGCGTTTCCACTCCAATGACGAAGAAGTAGAACATTTGGAGAATGAGGAggtgaaagaagaagaggaagaagaggaggaggggggTTACTTGGGTGTTGTTGGTATGGAGATGAATGAGATGAGCTACGGTAGTATCAACGGTGGGGAGGAGATGGAGATTGGGAGGCTCAGAAGGCCTGGTGGGTGTAAGGAGGAAGAGGGTGGTGGGCACGGGGGGAGGGCGAGTCACAGCAAGGTGATGCTCAACTGGGAGGCAGAGGCTTTTTGGGTTGCCAGCTCCTGA